From the genome of Astyanax mexicanus isolate ESR-SI-001 chromosome 3, AstMex3_surface, whole genome shotgun sequence:
tataaataaataaatgtacggagcccgggaggggccgtggataaaaaaaataattaaatcgagtgaacgatgtagcagttcgtgctcacgttttctttaattcgagtgaacgatttgcaattcgtgctcacgatttctttaattcgtgctcacgatttctgtaattcgtgcgcacgatttctgtaattcgagtgaacgatttctgtaattcgtgctcacgtttttatgcgcaataagacaagaagctcggagggaaaggagcattttctctcttgatctgttacaggggtgcagtaatgataatcagttatctacctttataacctgctgttattaatgcactagtgttacagttagatgtacagtacagtgagcagattttgcctggtggtggaatctctacagcgcgtgggggagagccgtccgcggcatcggttcccccgccgccagacacctgccgcgcgcgcaggtcttcacggagcttatttaccaacaatgtagacaaatacagtcaattccagtcatgaataaaggaaacaaacattttactgatgcaggacaactgtgtgttattaaaaccagatcaaaacaaagttataatgcaatgtgcaaatgtgtttattaatttctaaataacattcagccagcctccaaggaaatgcacaccttcttaaatctggttacatcattattacttttatgatagatttaatctatattttaataatttgtataataaataaacacataattcagaaaatatacatttaagaagtttataattattatatttttttttatttgaagcttgtggcatgtttctgggcaggacactgtgatttgagaataagcagatattcaggacatttcatcagatatagaaacttaattattttaggaaacatattggaataaattatcaaattgatccaaattattatattaaatgcctatttactaaatatcttaatacattgtattaatagtattttagaccagctattttgattttatatagtgttacatatttaaagcagctcttatatgagccattcatagacaactgtcacaccttgcattaattttgtattatctttattaacttttacagtgtacatttggacctaagtcttatagctgtatatttatataattatacttctttacgttatactattgttgaaaataagaaattataaacagttccacattgcattataactttgttttgatctggttttaataacacacagttatcctgcattagtaatgtttgtttcctttaatcatgactggaattgactatatttgtctatattgttggtaaataagctccgtgaagacctgcgctcgcggccagggaacccgtgccgcggacggctctcccccacgcgctgtagagattccaccaccaggcaaaatctgctcactgtactgtacatctaactgtaacactagtgcattaatatcagcaggttataaaggtagataactgattatcatcactgcacccctgtaacagatcaagagagaaaatgctcctttccctcccagcttattgtcttattgcataaaaacgtgagcaggaattacagaaatcgttcactcgaattacagaaatcgtgcgcacgaattaaagaaatcgtgagcacgaattgcaaatcgttcactcgaattaaagaaaacgtgagcacgaactgctacatcgttcactcgatttaattgttttttttatccacggcccctcccgggctccgtataaatgcacatataaatgtataaataaataaagatataaataaataaacgttgaaacaagtaaataaatatataaataaatgcacatataaatgtataaataaataaagatataaataaataaacgttgaaacaagtaaataaatatataaataaatgcacatataaattaattaataaataaatatattaacaaataaataaatacacgcataaataattgtataggtaaataaataaattaataaatgcatttcttatttattgatttatatatttatttatttcttcatttatatgtgcatttatttatttatgcttatttCATTTTTGGACAGCGATAAGCATGGGTAGCAATGCATTAACTGAGCATGTCTTGAAATCTGTGTATTGTTCATTTCattcttttaatttattaattgagaatccaaatctgaaaataaaaaaaataattcattattttgtttatgaAACAAATAACAGCTTGTATTTCCTCTTTTAATTTGCTGATCCAGAAGCCgaacttgatttagattttttttaccagCGTCTTATTCGgatttctattccaccttaaatgcttagtGCAGTAACACACATGCAGTCCAAGTCAAAATCTGGACACTTTATTACCTATTAAATGTTATTGAACTGTACcactactgtatttactgtataatcGACAGCttagaaatgtagataactgatgataatcacagcagccctgtaacagatcagcgctcttaaactgcagcccaAGCAGCTACAACTATATTCTTCTCTAATATTATGAccttaatcttgtaatattaggattttaatctcgtaatattgcgcaatattactgtttttatatggccactcttaaaaaataaaaacaattcacttcgagaataaagtcataatattacaagattaaaattGTTAGATTATGagattaaaattacaatattgcaagagaataaagtttttttttagtattttgagGGAAACTAAACTGTCTGTGTGTTactgcagtaagcatttaaggtggaacggaaatctgaatgaAAAATCTAGATGAAGTTCAGCTTctggtccgtttttttttttttttttttacttccaatTTTCCCAGATGGTTTAGGCCAAAAAGACGATTTTTATGTTCATtaatgttcattacagggagcttttaaATCTATACCAGGTATGCATTCATTAATTTGCTACTCAGAAATAAATCTActtaattgtacagtttaaaatctGATTAACTTAGATTAATAAATCACCCATTATCTGTTCAAAACGCACAACCTTGTTTATAATTAGGCAGCGACGCCTATTTAGGCCTCTGAAAACACCATATGTtattaaaatcaatacaaataatcaatacaaacaaacaatattGCTTAAActtttttgagtttttaatttaaaagtgaAATAATAAGTTTAAAATTTGGACAAATAGTTGAtgcatgtctaaatgtttgtagaGATTTTTAAATGAATGCATTATTTAGCTACTTTAGGCtccacccattgctgacacagatgtgcaaatgcacacacacgcacacacacacacagcaatgcaaaagaaaaatgcatctgattaaaacatttttcattatACAAGATTTGTGATTAATGACAGgctgtttattttaaaaatactgttacaaaattaaaacaatggtacatataaaatacattattatcaTACATAAAAAAGTAACATGATGCCATCCAGCAGCTggtataaaaatattacaaattacaaatgtgCTTTTAAAGTGAACTTTATGGCTGGGTCCCAATTGTGCACGACACACTACAAATACTACCCAGTATATACTAtgcactaggggtgggaatcacagggcagcatCTCACAATGGAATATTAATACAATGCTGTGAATCTGTGATACGCTGTATAAAGCAGCAACTTTAGTGAGTCTGACtgagaagttcatattcataaagttttaagagttcagaaatcaatatttggtggaataaccctggttggcatcatgttctcctccaccagtcttacacactgcttttggataactttatgctgctttactcctggtgcaaaaattcaagcagttcagtttggtggtttgatggtttgtgatcatccaccttcctcttgattatattccagagattttcaatttggtaaaatcaaagaaactcatcattttttaatagtaaagaaagtaAGTATAAATCAAATCAGTCAAATTCATATCTATACTACAAATTAACTACTCAAATACTAGCTAGTAGTAGTAATGAATGCACAATTGGAACACAGCCTAGGCTTTTTAGCACCCCTGAAGTATTGCCAagcataaccacacacacacacaaacacacaaacacattaacacacacacacacacacacacacactgcttcttGTTCACACTGCACTCCCACTGTTCCCAGCTGCCCGGCCTCTATGAGTGTATATATAGTCTTAATGTTTGGGCTAATTGTGAGGCACAATGTTGTACAATTACAGTCTACATTCAGTATATTCATGCTATTCACTGTCTacctaattacacacacacacacacacacatcgtaaAAACCTAGCagtgcaaaagtttgggtacccctggCTGAATTACTTACACTGTTGTTTAAAAACCTAAATCTTTACAAACAgcatttatgtaatttatgtactTGATGATTCACATTAGATTtgattaacttaaaaaataacaaaaaaacaaaaaaaattttttttttaattaaatgtctaaaattatttttaacaaaattCTCTGCTTTCTGgccacattttcacacagtttctTTTGagaacactgacatcacacagtTAACATGCATTTGTTTCTGTACAACAACGTTTGTTTGTTCTTTCGTAATTAAAAACCtgtttttttcatataacttTATAACTGAGCTTCAGCTTAGTGCTGTGTTTAGGTCTATGTTGGCCGTTGACCTTGACAAATTTAATATAAAACCAGTTTATATTAATATAGCAACCATTCAGGAGCGAATTATTAATGGCACGATCTTAATGCATTTAATAGCAAACTAGCAAAATATCTTATGTTAAATACATAacataccattttttttatttcaccaaactaactgtaaaataataaacaaaaaaatgatttgaattaaaaaaatgcaaCATTTTCTGTGCACAATTGTTATGCTGTTATATTGTTGTCAAACACAGTTTATAACTATAAAAAGGTCATTTTCTGTCAGCAGGGGTAGCAGAAAAcaacacttattttatttatttatttatttttctggcaCCACTATTGCCAGAATTTTCGCCTATTTGATGGTACGTGTACGTCTACATCTAAAAGGCAGCTAAAAGCTTCTCAGCAGCTTGTAAAGCACACGTGACCTGAGTCATGCGGTTCACGTGGCGCGTGTGAGATTAACGTAATTTAAAATAAAGGGATTTCCCACTGACATCACACCCCAGAGAGGGGTGCCAAAACTTTTGCACAcagctgtacacacactcactcattctaTCACACACCGCTGCTAGTCGGAGAACCTCGGCACGGTGGCGTCCCCCTCTCTGGACCCGAGGGGGGCGCTGTAGAGCCGCTCCCCTGTAAACTGGATCAGGTCCCCGTCCTCGGCCAGCGAGCGGCCGCTACGGTACGCGCTGAACTCCGACGACGCGCACGCTGTAACCATGGCGCTACGGAAGGGCGTGCGAGCCGAGTATGAGTACCCCCTCCCCCCACCTTTCATCCTGTTACTCCTTGTCCTCCTTCTTTTTTTGAAAGTGTGcacaagccccgcccctcccagTAGTACCACTAGCAGCACGCTCACCGCTAGAGCTGCCGTAGCCATGTGCCACGCCCCCACCTCTTGAGCGCCACCTCCATCTGTCCCAGTCACGAAGCCCGTGCAGTGCTCCCGCGAGGCCATGTGACACGAAGCCCCGCCCACAATACTCTCCACACATGCCATGTAGGCGGAGTTTGGGCGGAGCTCCCGTAAAGTTAGCTCTCTGTTCGTACCGTCGGCGTGGGCGTAGCGTGGGAATCGCGTGGAGCTGCCCAGCCGGTCGAAGAAAACGCGGAAGTGCAGCGAAAGTTTGTTGCCCCACCCTTGCGCACTCCATCGGACGGTTGCCGTGGTGTCTGTGATGTCATCCGCTGTGACGTTGTCGATGTGATGACGGTTAAAGAGACAGGCGTCCTCCGTTGCTAGGGGAACAGTGTTGGTCGCCAGTGTTCCCTTGAGGGCGCTGGCCTTCCCACGCTCTTCCAGCACCTCCTCCACCACTTCCTCTTTCACCACCACTTCCTCTAGCACCTCCTCATCTAATACTTCCTTTACTTCTTTCGCAAACACTTCCTCTTTCACCACAACTTCCTCCATCACCTCCTTCTCTGGTGCACCAGCTGCTGCTGTGCACCATTCCTCAGGCTCCACCTCTTCCACTTGCTCCTCAAGCTTTCCATCGTAGCACTGTACCTCTGTCTCTCCTCCATCTTTACCTCCTCCACCCACTTGACTCCTCAGCGCCTCCACCTGGCAACCGCACCTCCACTCATTTCCACGCAGGTCCAGTGTACGTAACCCAGTGTTCCCCGCCAGCGTGCCGCCCTCCAGCCTTGTGAGGCGGTTCTGGCGTAGCGTTAGCACACGAAGTCGCGCCAGGTTTTTGAAAGCATCCTCGTGCACGTGCACAATCTGGTTCCCACCCAAATCGAGGTTCTCAAGGTGCACGAGTGGGTCCAGCAATTCTGCAGGTACCTCAGTCAGAGCGTTGCGGTCAAGTGCAAGCTCCCTGAGGTTCGAGAGTCCCTCCAGAGCATGAGACTCAATCTGTATGATCCCGTTCCCGCTTAGCGACAGCGTCTCAAGACTCTCCAGGTCCCGGAAAATGCCAGTACTCACGTGCACGATGCGGTTACGTGCAAGCAGCAGTGTCCTGAGTGCAGCGAGGCCCGCGAACACGCTGCTGTCCCGCAGCTCCGTCTGCAGGTTGTCGGAGAGGTTGAGGAAGTGCAGGCGCGTGAGATTGGCGAAGGTGGCGGGGTACACGCGCAGCAGACGGTTGGACTCCAGCCGCAGGCGCGTCACGTGCTCCAGGCTTCCGAAGGCGCCAGGCTCCAGCTCCTCGATGatgttgttgttgatgtaaagGACAGAGAGCTGCGTCAGTGGGCGGAGCATACGCGGGGTCAGCGCTGCGAGGAGGTTGTGTCCGAGGTACAGCTCGCGCAGCTCATGGAGCCTCGCGAACGCGCGCGGGTGCACCCTTCCGATGCGGTTGAACTGCAGGTTGAGACTCGCCAGGCGGCGGTAGTGAGCCAGGTCGCGCGCGCCCACGTCGCTGATGAAGTTGCCCGCCAGGCTCAGGACGCGCACGAGGCGCGCGCTCTCCACCGGGAGCGCGCTCGGCACGGCGCGCAGACCCCGGTTGGCACACAGGACGTGCAGTAAGGGCTGCGGGGGCGTCGCGCGCCCGCACTCGCAGGGCTCGGGGCAGGGAGGGTGCGGATCGGCCGGCGCGAGGCGGAGCGCGGCGGCGGCGGACAGAAGGAGGACGGTGAGCGCGCGCGCGGCCATTCCCGGGACGGTGCAGAGGACATTCCTCTACCGAGATCCAGCTGCGACCGGACTGAGCGCGCGAGCCGCCCCGCAGATCCAGCTGCAGAggaaactgagagaaagagagaaagagaaagagagagagagagagagagagagagagagagagggaggaaacgTCCGCCCACTGCAACCTCTCTAACTTCACTAGTGGTCATCTGGtgcagattacacacacacacacacactcacatacactggGCTGGACATCACTTTTCTTTGTTTCCAGTTCCAACCAAATACACTATTAGCACAGTTACCCTGTGCATCCTGATGCTCATTACTGTCTTACCCTCCAtccacagtctattttcactccaaaatacatctgtttttttctgtacttctgtttattcttagttaaatccaactaaagctgactttacaacctaaacatgttactccacattacatttactgttattagaaaaacatatgtgtgcaatgtctgaattatatgacatatataacacatatattttgTACTGAACACACTTCTTACGTGTTTCTTtgtaatgtaactttacgtttaatagagatttttggcagcagttaatatgaACGTCTAATATAACGCGCCCAGTCAACATTTAATAGCTTTTACTTACTCTTTATTGTTCTTgccccctcctgaactctcttctttcCTCTTTAACATTGTTTCATCTTCTAGTGATTTCtggttaaattatatatatatattttttttttttttttttttttttttttgttaatgtagcCCAAAAAACGCACCCAGccccctgaattttcacccgcaactggattttcaaacaagcaaaGTTTGGCGGAAAAACCGccaacctggcaactctgaatgTAGGCATAATAAAGGAAGTGAAGGAGATGGGAGCGTTTTAGTTTGGGTTTATATGATAGCGacctatggaggaccaaaactgccaaaattaaaaataaataaataaaaaaagtaaaaagtaaatctctcaaaagtaatatggtgattaaaactgTAAagcataattataattaatataaaaataaatatattaataatttgttatttatgggtttctttattaacattgtttaatttttcctttgattcatttgtttatttatttacataactatttatttctgcattaatgtatttcccaatttatttatttctgtttattttccttgtccttataagTTTAGTTTAGGCTCCTTCCACACTCCTCCACAGCCTGACAGAAGAATCAGGAAGCCATTTTATTGAGTGGTTTAAAGGCCATTCAGGtaataaaatcaatttaaatactAATTTCATAGAataatcttttaaaatatatttttgcaagtGTACAGTAGCTACACAAAAGCTAGATATACTTTGTATAAGACCCTGTTGAAATACTAGCTGTTATCTGTCTAACTAGCTTTAGATAGCTTAGCATTTTTGTCAGGCgctgctttaaaatatataaaattataaaacattaagCTGGCTTTATTGTGGTAAACCACTctttttagaattgtttttaatttaataacaaataaaatgtagctgTGAGACTAAAATTGGTTTGTCAGTTTTCCTATTataccttaaatgtaatttggctagctaactagctagctgttGATTGtgttaattagcttagcttttctgtcaggcaccattttaaagtatattaaattataaaacattaagCTGTCTTTATTGTGGTAAACTACTctttttagaattgtttttaagttaataacaaataaaatgtagcaGTGAAATTAAAACTGGTTTGTcaaatttcccattccaccttaattgTAAGttggctagctaactagctagctatttaataatTAACTAGCTTAACTAGctggttatatatatattaatttataatacattaagCTGGCTTTTTAAGATAACTAGCTtgtctgggggacacacccattatgcaaataatgtgtttaactggGAGGAGTTtcattaaatctctgtggagttggggtttagtgggattaacactgaaatattcaactctgtcaaataactccaacactgaacaccatttaaatctgaattagttaaaattacactttgagagtaacaactctcctgttttttctgtgtaaattcaAGTTAAATCAGTTAATTCAATACAAATTATTGCACAGATTACACTACTCCCAAACAAAACTGCACTCTATCTAAGTACTAAATGCAAGAGTTAAGATGGCACTAGCCTATCTATATCGGTCCTGCCcctaattacattatttttggtTACAAGTGTTTTATTGCTGTGCTACACCGTAAGAAATCCTCCTTTCCTAAAATCTAGAAGTCCCAATCTTACGCTGATCACCAGATTATTGAActgcattattattttacaatacaaGCAATTCAACATGGCATGGGTAATTAATAGCCAAGAAGACAATTTTACAGGTCTGGAATAAAGAAACTGCACCCAAATATGAAACACAGCTTTCTTGCTGT
Proteins encoded in this window:
- the tril gene encoding TLR4 interactor with leucine rich repeats yields the protein MAARALTVLLLSAAAALRLAPADPHPPCPEPCECGRATPPQPLLHVLCANRGLRAVPSALPVESARLVRVLSLAGNFISDVGARDLAHYRRLASLNLQFNRIGRVHPRAFARLHELRELYLGHNLLAALTPRMLRPLTQLSVLYINNNIIEELEPGAFGSLEHVTRLRLESNRLLRVYPATFANLTRLHFLNLSDNLQTELRDSSVFAGLAALRTLLLARNRIVHVSTGIFRDLESLETLSLSGNGIIQIESHALEGLSNLRELALDRNALTEVPAELLDPLVHLENLDLGGNQIVHVHEDAFKNLARLRVLTLRQNRLTRLEGGTLAGNTGLRTLDLRGNEWRCGCQVEALRSQVGGGGKDGGETEVQCYDGKLEEQVEEVEPEEWCTAAAGAPEKEVMEEVVVKEEVFAKEVKEVLDEEVLEEVVVKEEVVEEVLEERGKASALKGTLATNTVPLATEDACLFNRHHIDNVTADDITDTTATVRWSAQGWGNKLSLHFRVFFDRLGSSTRFPRYAHADGTNRELTLRELRPNSAYMACVESIVGGASCHMASREHCTGFVTGTDGGGAQEVGAWHMATAALAVSVLLVVLLGGAGLVHTFKKRRRTRSNRMKGGGRGYSYSARTPFRSAMVTACASSEFSAYRSGRSLAEDGDLIQFTGERLYSAPLGSREGDATVPRFSD